AAGTTCAACCCACAAAAGTGGCGAGGTAGCTCAGTTGGTTAGAGCATGCGGCTCATATCCGCAGTGTCGGGGGTTCAATTCCCTTCCTCGCTACCAGGATTATCCTAAGGCTCTGCAATTTTTGCAGAGCCTTTTCTTTTGCCTGAACAAAACCTTCCCCTTAAATTTTCTTCCTCATTTATTTAAGTGAATCATTTGCAATGATATCCCTTTCTGATATCACTAGGATTATATACCAAAAACAGAGGATTCTAAATTTGTTGAACTCAATATCCCCAACTGCACGTTTTGAACGACAGAGGAAGATTTTGTTTTCGATAATATTATGCTCATTCGCTATTATCGCTACAACGCTTATCGTTCCTGAAAAATGTTTTGCCGCGATAAATCTTGAAAAAGTGACCTTGCAACTCAAATGGTTTCATCAATTTCAATTTGCCGGATATTATACCGCCCTTGAAAAGGGCTACTATGAAGATGAAGGGCTAGATGTCTCCATTATTGAAAGGGATCTGCGACAGAATCCAATAGATCTTGTACTGGAAGGAACTGCTGACTTCGGGGTCAGCAATTCAGAAATTCTTCTTGAGTACCTTCAAGGGAAAGAAGTAGTACTGTTGGCATCCATCTTTCAACATTCCCCGCTTATTTTTATTTCCAAAACGCAACCCCTAATTCACTCAGTACAGGGACTCAAGGGCAAAACAGTATTAATGAATACGACTTCCCAGGAAATCGAACTGAAAGTCATGCTGGACATTCATAATGTTTCTCTGGACGACATTAAGCTTATTGACCGATTTGCCGTTCCGGAAGACTATTTTGACCCAACAATAGATGTTATCGCAGCCTACACCACCAACCAACCATATTACTTTAAAAAAGAAAACGTACCCTACTCCATAATCTATCCATACACACACGGAGTTGATTTCTATGGAGATACTCTTTTCACTTCCCGCCATCAGATTCAGGAACACCCGGATCGGGTAAATAAATTTCTGCGGGCCAGCCTGAAAGGCTGGCAATACGCTCTGGCACATCCGGACGAGATAATTGAAGTCATTATGGATAAATTCGGTTCTTTAAAATCCAGGGAACACCTTAAATATGAAGCCGAAACAATTCAGAACCTTATTTTGCCTGATTTGGTGCGTATCGGATACAGTAACCCCGTTCGCTGGCAGCGGATAGGTGAAGAGTTTAAAAAACAAGGGTTGGTAAAACAAACTAAAGACCTGACAGATTTCTTTTATAATCCAACTGAGGGCAAAGTAACAATCAAGCAAGAAACTGCTTTTATTGCAGCAGCAATTTTCGGTTCAGCAATGCTTGTCCTCCTTGCTTCAATTTATGTAGCCGGAAAACTCAAACATGAAATAAAGACCCGCCTTGAGATTGAAAAAAAACTCAAAGAAAGCGAAAAATATTACCGTAGCATCTTTGAAAACACCGGAACAGCCATAATTATTTACACTTTAGAAAACTGTATAATCAAGAAATGCAATGAGCAATACGCAGAACTTTGCGGAGTGCCTCGTGAGGAAATTGAAAACAAAAGAAAAGTATCTGAATTTATCGCTGATGAAGACTCTAAGCGACTACGTGGATATACCAAAGACAATTTTTTAAACAAAAACAGCGCCCCTAAGTCCTTCGACTTTAAATTTGTAAGAGCTAACGGTGAGATTCGCAATGTTCACGCCAACACTGAAATCATCAACGGCAGCACAAATTGTATCGGATCACTTATAGACATGACCGAAAAAGTAAAAACACAGGAATTGCTGATCCAGACGGAAAAAATGATCTCTGTAGGTAGCCTTGCTGCCGAAATGGCCCACGAAATAAACAACCCGTTAGCGGGTATTTTACAGGCGGTGCAGAATATCCACCGCAGAATATCAGCAGATTCCCCCGCAAGCGTCACGGCTGCAGAAAAACACGGTTGTACCTGCGAACAGATTAGCGCTTTTCTGGAGGATAGGGACGTTCTCAGGATGCTTGGTACTATTCAATCCGCAGGGGAACGTGCAGCAAATATTGTGTGGACCATGCTTAACTTTGCTCGTCGGAATGATGAAGGACAGAGCAGTTGCGATTTGAACCAGATTTTTGATGACATTACGAACATCATTACCCGCGACTATCACCTAAATACCAAACACTACTTCAAACACACAAAAATAATCAAGGAATACCAGGAAAACATTGATAAAATAAGCTGCCAGCGAATTGAGATAGAACAGGTGCTGCTCAACCTTATCAAAAATGCAGCATACGCGACAAATCAAATAGCTGAGTATAGACAACCCATCATAACACTAAGAACAAGAACAGATGACAAATTCATAATCGCTGAAGTTGAAGACAACGGACCGGGAATGACTTCGGAAGTAAAGCGACGGGTTTTCGAGCCTTTCTTTACAACGAAATCTCCTGGCATAGGAACCGGACTTGGGCTTTCAGTTTCATATTTCATAATAACCCAAAACCACGGCGGACTATTTGAAATAGATACTGAAATTGGAAAAGGTTCAAAATTTACTATCAAAATTCCCAGAGCATAGCCGAAACCATGACAAAAAAATTTATCCTTTTATTGGCACTATCTTTAATGACCTGCTCGGCCTGCACAAGCAGGCCGGTACTCTATCCTAATGCCCAGTACAAACAGGCAGGAGAAGCTAAAGTTTCGGAAGATATTGAGTACTGTATGGAATTTGCGGAAAAAAGCGTAGGTAAGGACTCCAGAGGGAAAACTTCTGTAAAAACCGGAGTGCAAAGCGGTTTAATTGGCGGGGCCATAGGTTTGGGGATTGGAATTGTAACAGGTAGTCCGGGGACTTCTGCATTGGCCGGAGCGGCCGGCGGAGCTGCTGGAGGAGCAGTGGGCGGAGCAGTACGTGATAATTCCAACTCGTTATACAAGAATTTTGTTGAACGCTGTCTACGAGAAAAAGGATATGAACCTATGGGCTGGAAGTAATCTCAGAACTTAAAATCCCTCGTGAACGGGAATATATTTGGAAATGATTTTAAGATATGTCCCGTCCTGTTTCATTTTTTTCAGCTCGGTATTTACTTTTATAAAAGGTACAGGACTTTTTTTCCTGGAAAAAGCCAAATATGTATCTGACTGGGAATAGACCAGCGGTAAACCATTCAAGGGATTTATCACCGCCTCAAGTTTTCCCAATAAATTGTGCTCGTTCAAATAACTAATTGCCGGATAATAATCCGCAAAGAAAAAATCAATTCTGCCTAAAAGCAGTTTTTTGATATTGAGATCAATATTGGGAACATCTTCGATTCTTTTGAATTTTCCTTGTTTTATAGCTGTGTCTACGGCCCGACCGTAATAAAATCCACGCCCGGTACCACCGACAAACTTATCAGCTCCTTCAAATTTCGACGAAAAATAAACACGCGATCCAGAACGTCGTACAGCAACAACTTTTTCCGTAATTAAAACCGTTTCAGGATAGCGCATATATTTATTCCGCTCTTCATTGTATCCGGCATTGAATACTGCGTCGGCATTACCGTGCTTGACCATTATCAAGGCACGTTTCCACGGGAGAATGCGTACCTCAGTTTCATACCCTGCCCTTTTGGCAGCAAGTTCAACAAGTTCAATCAGAAATCCTGTAGGCTTGCCGTCTTCAATATAACTCTGCGGTGGGGAGTTCAGAGTAACAAACAATAATTTTTCTGCCTGCACCAATGACGGGGCAAGAACTAAGAGAATAACCGCTGAGAAAATAAAACGTAACACAGCAACAAATACCTCCCATAATTTGAGCTAATTATAACACTATTCGGATTCCAGAACAATTAGCCTTTATAAAATAATCATCTTGGGCAGTACTATCACAACTAAAAAAAGCTGACTCTAACAAAATTACGAACTTTGGTGTTAAGTTTATTACTGTAATGCCGATCACTTTTGTAGTAGGATATTGATATAAACCTAAAAATAAAGATCCATTTATGCTAAGACTATACACTGCTCTTATTCTTATTATTATTCTTCCGACTATGGCTGTTGCCTGGCCCGGTAAAATTGTGGCCGTCGAAGGACCCACAACATTTGTGGTGCTGAAAAATGGACAGACACCCGTAAAAATCAATCTTGCCGGGATTAAACCTTCACCAGAGCTTGATCCTGCCAAAGCGCGTATGGAAAGTAGTAACAATGTTCTCATGCGTGATGTGGAAGTCCGCGAATTAAGTAAATCCGAAGATGGAACAATCATCGGAGATATCACTGTAGACGGTAAGTCTCTGGCCAAAGAACTGCTTGATGCCGGCATAGTACAAAGCTCTGCACAATCCGCTCCGGCACTTGAAACAGCCCCGGTAGAAATCCCAAAAGAAATTACTGAACCGGAAAAATCCGAAGAGCAGATGTCGACTCCCCCGGTTGCGAATGCAGATGCATCCGAAATAACCCGTGAACTGCTTCCTGAACCTCAGAAACAAGAACCAGTTCATACTCCGCCGCAAACCACAGCGCAGCAGCCAACTCATATCCAGCCGCAACAGGTGCGTTACGTCCAAGTTTACCAGCCGGTGCAGCAGTTGGGACTCTGGCCCGCAAGACCGGCTCCGGCAGTAACCGTGCAGCCGGTACAACAACCCTTTACAGCTCCCCAAGTTGGAAAACCGGAAGATAGAACCGTAGCTTCCCAAGCAATGCAAAACCCGGGCGACACTGCCAGAAAAGATTATGATCTGGCGGTCAGCGTGCAAAAAAAATCCCGCCGCAACCGCCAGCCGACCGGTTTCTTTACTCCAAAACGTAAATCTGAAACATATGTTGGTGTCAAATCAGGATTACAAGCAGTAATGCAGCCCAACAGCGATGTCCCGTATGAGAGCTGGGGAGCTGAAGACGGAATCAGTGTGCGCCACTTCTTCCCTTCCGGGGTCGGCATTGGCGGTGATTTCAAGATGGCCATGAGTAATGGCAAGTCAGGATCAATTACTTTTGAGACAACCGACCCGACTACCAACTCAACAACAACCACCAACTCAACTTACGATTACAAAAAAGATTATTTTACGACATACTCACTTACAGCTTCAATACTATATCGCTATTATACAGGTAAAAATCTAAGCGCATACATTGGAGGTAGCGGCGGCTACGCTTTTTATGATCACCCTAAAACCGAATTTGAACTTTCTGACGGCGCTCCTATTGTCGGAGCTGAAACGGGACTGATTTATAAATTTGATTCCGGCTTCACTATTGGGGGAGAAGTAAATTACACAGCACCCATTGGAGCCAAAAAAGATGACCCGGATGGATATTTAGGAACATCATTCAATTTAGGATATACGTTTGATTGAATGAATTAAGAGCCCAAGTATAAAGCCCTTAACTTATAATAAGTTAAGGGCTTTTTTTAATTCTCTATTGACTTATCAAAGCCCAACTTGTACCACTCTTTAAAAATACGTAACACAAAACAGCTATTCATTTTGATATCAATCTCAAAGGGGAAATATGCAGCCTAAACATAGAACCGTTATTTTAAGCGCCATGTTCATGATTACCCTTTTCGCAACACAGGCATTCGCCCATAGGGTTAACCTTTTCGCCTACGTTGAGGGTGATACTATTTTTACTGAAAGCTATTTCAGTAAAAATAGGAAAGTCCATCAGGGTAAACTCGAAATTTTCAGTACAGCCAGTGGGAAACTTCTGCTTGAAGGCAGTACCGATGATAATGGACTCTTCAATTTCCAGATTCCGGAAACAACAAGAATGGAACGAAGCGGGCTTTTGATCAACTTGTACGCATCAGAAGGTCACAGAGCAGAATGGACCCTGACAGCAGATGAAATATTTCCTGAAACTTCTGAGCCAAGTTCAGGAGCACAGTCCTCGGCAGCTCCTGCCACAGAGCCAATGACAGAGACTGCACTTCAGACAGAATCCAATGCAGATCTGGCAAGACTATCAGCGCAAGTAAAAACGCTTACCGACAAGGTGGAAACACTCAAGAGACTGATCATAAGTCAGCAGGAAAAAGGTCCCGGCGTTAATGAAATATTTTCGGGGATTGGTTACATCCTCGGCCTATTTGGTGTTGCAGCATTCTTCCTATCCCGGAAAAAATAATTTTCAACCCATTTATCTGGAGTGATCTCATGCGTAAATTATTCATCACGGCTTTAGCTTCAACCCTGTTACTTATTTTTTGCGGTTCAGCATTCGCTCATTTTGGAATGTTGATCCCCCAAGACTCAATCATTACACCACAGAAAAAAAATACTGAAATAACCCTTTCCTTCTCACATCCGTTTGAAGGACAAGGCATGAATCTTGTAAAACCTAAGAAATTCAGCGTATTCTATGATGGTAAGGAAACTGATATTCTTCCTTCCCTTAAAGAAACCAAGATCATGGATCATGATTCATTCAAGACCGAATACAAGTTCAAGCGCCCCGGCATGTATACATTTTACATGGAACCGGTTCCATATTCCGAACCTGCTGAAGACAATTACATCATCCACTATACCAAAACAGTTGTCTCCGCTTTTAATGAAGGCGAAGATTGGAACAAGCCTCTTGGGGTTAAAACTGAAATTGTTCCACTAACCCGCCCATGGGGCAACTACGCCGGCAACGTATTTCAGGGCGTTGTTCTTCTCGACGGAAAACCAGCTCCTTATACAAGGGTTGAAGTTGAACTTTACAATAAAGACAGCAAATATGAAGCTCCATACGAATGCATGGTTACACAAGAAGTTCTCTGCGATGCAAACGGAGTATTCACTTTTGCCTGTCCAAAAGCCGGATGGTGGGGTTTTGCAGCACTAAATGATGCGGACTACAAAATCAAAGGTAAAGACGTTGAACTAGGTGCGGTTCTATGGATTGAAATGCTGCCTTATAAAACTAAATAGAAACAGCTCTATTTTATTTCAAAAATAAATAAGGCCGAAGACAATCATCTTTCGGCCTTTACTTTTATCATCAAGATAATTATGACAATGAAATCATGAACACCTGAATTTATCCAACATACTGTGATTTCAATAAATATTAAAAAACGGAGACTGAATGCTTAACCCTCAAGTTTTGATTGTCGATGACAGCAAAACTATCCGTTCTGTCATTAGTTCAGAACTGAAGAAGCATTCAATTGATGTAACTGAAGCCGTTAACGGTATCCAAGGTCTCGACTTCACCCGTACCAACCACTACGACCTGGTAATCACAGATATCACCATGCCCGGTATGGACGGCTATCAACTCTGTACTGAAATCAAAAAAAATCCTGACACTCAGTCAACACCGGTAATCATCCTTTCCAGCAATGACAGGCATGAACAGATCGAAAAAGGATTTGAGGTAGGCGCGGCTGCGTATGTCACCAAGACGAAAGCCAGAAAAGACCTGCTGCCTTACGTTAAAGAAATTCTTAATCGTGCTAAATTGCTCCGGGATAAGCTGGTGCTGGTTGTTGATGATTCTAAATATATTCTCAACGTAGTCGCTTCCGGCCTGACCTCTGCAGGGTTCAAGGTAATTACAGCCACGAATGGTCGTGAAGCCTTTGACATCGCCAGCGAGGTTGCACCGCACCTGATTCTTTCTGACATCAATATGCCGATTATGGATGGAATTCAATTGTGTGAAAAGATTCAAAGCCACCCCGGACTTTCACATATCCCTTTTGTAATAATGAGTTCCGGCGCTGACCGCAGAACCATGCGCGAATTACTACATAAAGGAGCTTCCGCATTTTTGGTAAAACCATTTAATATTGACCAGTTAGTAATCACTGCGGAAAAACTGCTCAGTGACCATTTCCAAATAATCCTGCAACAGCGTGAACTTTTCAAAAAAGAACGAACTTTGCTCATGGGCAGTATCACCAGTCTGATCCAAGCCCTCGAAGCAAGAGATTCCTATACAAAAGGTCATTCTGATACAGTTTCGCGCCTGTCTGTAAAAATTGCCGAACGACTTGGTTTTAATGAATTAGATTGTGAGCGTATAGCATTCGCGGCAAGGCTTCATGATCTGGGTAAAATCGGAATACGTGACGACATACTCCTGAAAAACGGTCCACTGGAAGATCACGAGTTTGCAAAAATTAAAGAACATCCTGTTCTTGGTGCAGATATTTTGAATCCCATCCCCAGTATGGAAGATATTATCCCGGCAGTGCTTCATCATCATGAAAGAATGAACGGCAAAGGATATCCGCATGGCCTCATCGGCAAGGAAATACCTTTATGGGCGCGAATCATATCAACTGCGGATGTCTACGATGCCCTGACAACAGACCGGCCATATAAAAAAGCATTTACACACAACCATACGATGGAATTCATCAAAAAAATTTCACCAGATGAATTGTGCCCGGAATGCGTCAAGGCTTTTCAAGCCGTCATGCTGGAAGACAGAGTTCCACTTAATTAAAATCAGGCCGGCTGTAATTTATCCAGACCTGAAATTTCCCAGGCCTTATCTTTGTCTACTTCTTCACCGTTTTCCAAAATTAAAGCCTGCACCTCATCTTGAACATCCGCGCTTTCTTTAACACCCATTTTAAAAATCAGTTTTTGATTAGTATCATAGATGTAAGCTTCTTCTTCATAAATATAAAACTTAAAAGGATTCTGCATAGTTCCTCCATACAATTATTAATTGCCAGCAACTGGCTTTTACCACTTTGCGCAATGACAAGAAAGAGGTATCATCATAAGAATCCAATTTAATTGAAACAAAAATTCGTACCCCCTACAAATGAGAGCATTTATGAAACCAAGCCTTAGCCTCAAGATAACCTTCCTTGCTTTTCTTGTAACTACACTGATAAACTCAGCCGCTTTTGCAGGAAAGACAACCTATAGATGCGACCAAGGGCCGGGTTGCAGAGATGAGCGGGTCAATTTCGGAACCGCTGAAATTCAATGTCTGGACATTAACGGAGATATTCTCAGCGACTGGGTTTGCGAATATGAAGCTGAATACAGCTGCCGGAACCAATTGACAGGTGAAATACGCAAAGGCGGATTTGACCCGATCCCCACCTCGCTCTGCTCAAAACTTTGCGGACAGTGCAAAACAGGTTGGAAATAATTAAAATACCACGACTTGGGTATTGCCAACTCTCCAGCAATGTATTAGATACTTTCTCTTCACCTGAATGGGCATAAGCTAGATATTTTGCTTACCAGCCCTTGCATCATCTTTCTGCGTGTATATTCTATAAGCAGGAAGAAGTTCTTTGAAAAAATGGGGGCGCATTGGTTTCGACGGGGGTGAATGAAACCAAGGTTGCAGGTCGTGGCGCCGCTGGCCACGTAAAAAGCGGCACAATCATAATTGCAAACGACAATTACGATTACGCAATGGCAGCTTAATTAAGCTGACCATGTCATAGCTTTGATGTCTGATATTAGCTTTGACAACAACCCCATCAGACTGGCTATCCTTGCGTTGCACGTCCGTAGGGAGGTGAGAACCTAGCACGCGCTGGCTCATATGTTGCCTGTTCAGGGGCGTCCATATGAGCGAGAAACAATACTTGAACTAAACCTGTAGACATCTTGGCGGAGCATTCTCGGACGGGAGTTCGACTCTCCCCGCCTCCACCATTTCATTGATTTCATACTGTCCCATACAGTTTCACAAAGAACGCTAAACCCTTGTTATTCATACGAATAGCAAGGGTTTTTTCGTTTTTTCTACGTTCGTTATAGTTCGCTTAACCCCGTTGACATCCGTGGTTCTGTGTGAGTACGGATGAGCTTACTCACTACCTAAAAGGTAGCCGTACTCACAAAACACATGGAGGTCTCATGGCTTTAACTGTGAAGCAGATCCAAGCAGCAAAACCCAAAGAGAAGCTTTATCGAATAACGGACTCAAACGGCTTATGTCTGGAAATAAGACCCACCGGTTCAAAACTGTGGAGATTCCGATACAGGTTTAACGGCAAAGGGAAAATGATAGGACTGGGCTCCTACCCTGCTACAAGCCTGAAGGACGCCAGAGATAAACGTGACGAGCAACGGAAGATCCTTGAACGTGATATAGACCCATCAGAATATAGAAAAGATCAACAGGCCGCAGTGAGTGGGGAAAACGAATTTGAATCAATCGCCCGCGAATGGCACACCAAATTCAAAAACACATGGACCGCAGGACACGCCCAAACTGTTATCAGCCGTCTTGAACTAAACTGTTTCCCTTGGATCGGCAAAGTGGTTGTCAGTGAAATTGAACCGCCGGATATCTTAAAAGTCCTCAGAAGGATTGAAAGCCGGGGTGCGCTTGAAACAGCTCACCGTGTGCGCAGTATTCTTGGTCAGGTTTTACGCTATGCCGTAGCCACCGGTCGCGCCACCCGTGATGCTACTTCAGATCTTAAAGGTGCTCTTCCACCAGTAAAGCACAAACACATGGCGACAATAACCGATCCTAAACAAATCGGCCCCCTTCTCAACAGCATTGATGAATATGAAGGCAGACACATAACCAAGTGCGCTTTGCAACTGGCTCCCTTAGTTTTCGTCCGCCCCGGAGAACTGAGACATGGTCTATGGAGTGAGATTGACCTCGAAGCAGCTGAATGGCGAATCCCTGCGGGCAAAATGAAAGCTCGCCGTCCACACATCGTGCCGCTATCCCGGCAAGCCTTAGAAATTTTATATGAACTAAAACCACTGACCGGTGATGGTGAGTTTCTATTTCCAAGTGTACGCAGCAAGCTAACACCCATGAGTGAAAACACTGTCAACGGAGCGTTGCGCCGCCTTGGCTACACCAAAGAAGAACTCACAGGACACGGCTTCCGCTCCATGGCTTCAACCAACCTTAATGAAAACGGTTGGAAGCCAGACGTGATTGAAAGACAGCTTGCTCACGTTGAGGGAAATAGCGTGCGTGCAGCATACAACCATGCCGACTATCTGCCGGAACGGCGCAAGATGATGCAATGGTGGGCTGATTACTTAGATGCTTTGAAGAATGAGGATGAGATACCCAGCATTTAAGGAGATCAACTATGATAGCTAAATTGACACGCACAGCATTGAGAATGACGGCTTTAACTTTTATAATCTTTGAAGTAATGATTCTCTTAGGTCAGCTTTTTACTCTTTCCATGCTTGACGCTATATATATCGATATCAGCACGACAGCACAGGTAGTAATAATTATATTTAGTATGCTTCTATTTTATTACTCATGCAAGTACACGCATACTACATACGAAAAAGCATGGCTACATAGAACATTAGAGCAGGTTATTGAAGGAAGATTGCTTGAACGAAAAAGCATCATTAATGCTCAAAAGATTGAGTCAGAAGAAAAAATAGCAACACAACTTCATGAAAAAGGTTTAACAACAGACGAATATATTAATGCCTTAGAGCAGCATGTCGAATCATTAAGAGCCGAGCTTGAAGAAGCACATGAAACAATAAGTAAAAACAATTGGAAAAAGTGGTTTAGTCCTGCGTGTAAAGCTATGGCTGATACGATTAGAGAGAATACTACACATAGGGCTGACCGTGTCATAGTCAAACAAAAAGACTTTTATGCTCGTGTAATTTCTCACTACCCTGACTATAAAAATCTAAAGGGTAAACCATTTGGATCAGCTTTATCTGAAGCATGGAGTTGTATGCCAAAAGGGATAAAACTCGACGACTGACAGCATAATACGGATAAAATTTTCAATTTAAACCCAAATTGTAAAATTGTTTCTCTCAAAAAAAGATCCAACTTTTTAGTATATTAGAAAAAAACATTTATTTTTTACCCCTTTTACCCCTTCAACCCGTCTAGAAAACAAATCCGATTCTTGTAGGCTTTCCTCAAACGTCAAAAAACGGAGGAAAGCTTATGAGAACCGAATCAAACCAGACTTCATACCACCTGCCTAATACGGGCTTTGTGAGACTTGTAGATGTCCTAAAGGTCATCCCGGTATCTAAAACAACTTGGTGGAAAGGTATTCAGACCGGCAGATTCCCGAAGCCGGTCAAACTGACTGAACGCACAACAGCATGGCGTGTTTGTGATATTCGCAGACTGATTGATGAACTCCCAAATCAGAGCGAAGCCTAACATGTCTAATATGGCGTCCATGGCTTTTGAGGGGAGTAACTTGCTCCCCTCGCCAACCTCTTTCCCGCAAGGAGTTCTCCCGGCCAGTGTTGAAGACTCGCTATCCGTAGCAGCTTCAGCTTTTACGGTTCCTTTTGCCGTTCCTGCTGTAACCTTTCTTGCTGTGATCGGCGCAGCCGTCGGAAGAACCAGAGGCCTTGAAGTTAAACCAAGCTGGATCACGCACCCGAATCTATATTGGGGACTGGTAGCGCGGTCGGGCATGGGTAAAAGTCCGTGTTCAAATGCCATATTGAAACCAATTCATGAGCAAGAGAATGCTGCATTTAAAGAGCATAAGCGAGAGTTAGAAGCATACGAGCTGGAATTAAGGGAATGGCAAAGCTCTTTTGCCCGCGCTCAGCGCAAAAACGACACGCTTCCAGACAAGCCCATCTACCCTACTTGGGAGCAAATTTACGTTGAAGACAGTACCACGCAAGCCGTGGGTTCAATTCTGTCCAATAATCCCCGTGGCATTCTCTGGTACCGTGATGAGCTTTCCGGCCTGCTGGCCGACCTAGGCCGCTATGACAACAAAGGCAGTGACGGAGGCGACAAAGCCCGCCTGCTTTCCGCATACGACTGTGGAGCATGGAAAGTATCTCGCAGTACTAAAGATGCCCTTCACATACCGCACGCCTGCGTTTCTATCTTCGGGACAGTCCAGCCGGATCTACTTCCGTCACTCTTCAAGCACAAAGATACTGTTTCCGGCTTCCTGCCCCGCTTCCTTTTCATTCGTTGTGAGCAAGAAGCTCCGCCCCTATGGACATCCGAAAGTTTTGATGGAGAACCGGCTGACCATATCCATGGATTCATTCATCAGGCACTAGACTTAAATTTTGGCCCGGAGAACTCCCCTGAAATAATCAAGCTATCCGATGCAGCCAAACACAAAGTCAAAGACTGGTACGACAATCAGGTTCTGTCTCATTGGTATCAACCGGAGCTTGAACAATTCGAATCTCTTGCACCTAAGTTACGCGGTGCATTCTTCAAAATCTGCCTGATTATTCACATGTTGGACTGCTGGAGCACTGGCAAATCTGAGATGATCCCTGTTCATCATGAATCAATTCAGCGAACCATTGTTTTGATGGAATGGCTTCAGGAACAGCAAAGACAAGTCTGGACCTTACTTTCTGCCGGAAACAAATTTCAGGAAGCTTCAGCCATTGAGCGGAGAGTTGCGCAAGCAATTGTTGCCCTTTCCAAAGAACTAAATCAGGCCCTGCTTCCCACCTCACGTATTGTTGAATTTCTTAATCATGAATTGCCAGAATCATTTCACATCAAGCCGGATGCAGTTGGCAAAACATACAAAAAATTAGGCATCGAAACCGGACGTAACAGCAAGGAACGTGGCGCCAAACTGACCCCGGAAATCATCGAAACGCTTTCAAGATACTTCCCAGTAGAAAAAGGTGTCATAGGCGTCACAGATGTCACTGGGGCTAATAAAAGTTCAGAATTTCAAGGTGATAACCAAGTGACATCTAAGGTGA
Above is a genomic segment from Maridesulfovibrio sp. containing:
- a CDS encoding DUF4198 domain-containing protein — its product is MRKLFITALASTLLLIFCGSAFAHFGMLIPQDSIITPQKKNTEITLSFSHPFEGQGMNLVKPKKFSVFYDGKETDILPSLKETKIMDHDSFKTEYKFKRPGMYTFYMEPVPYSEPAEDNYIIHYTKTVVSAFNEGEDWNKPLGVKTEIVPLTRPWGNYAGNVFQGVVLLDGKPAPYTRVEVELYNKDSKYEAPYECMVTQEVLCDANGVFTFACPKAGWWGFAALNDADYKIKGKDVELGAVLWIEMLPYKTK
- a CDS encoding ABC transporter substrate-binding protein, which gives rise to MFSIILCSFAIIATTLIVPEKCFAAINLEKVTLQLKWFHQFQFAGYYTALEKGYYEDEGLDVSIIERDLRQNPIDLVLEGTADFGVSNSEILLEYLQGKEVVLLASIFQHSPLIFISKTQPLIHSVQGLKGKTVLMNTTSQEIELKVMLDIHNVSLDDIKLIDRFAVPEDYFDPTIDVIAAYTTNQPYYFKKENVPYSIIYPYTHGVDFYGDTLFTSRHQIQEHPDRVNKFLRASLKGWQYALAHPDEIIEVIMDKFGSLKSREHLKYEAETIQNLILPDLVRIGYSNPVRWQRIGEEFKKQGLVKQTKDLTDFFYNPTEGKVTIKQETAFIAAAIFGSAMLVLLASIYVAGKLKHEIKTRLEIEKKLKESEKYYRSIFENTGTAIIIYTLENCIIKKCNEQYAELCGVPREEIENKRKVSEFIADEDSKRLRGYTKDNFLNKNSAPKSFDFKFVRANGEIRNVHANTEIINGSTNCIGSLIDMTEKVKTQELLIQTEKMISVGSLAAEMAHEINNPLAGILQAVQNIHRRISADSPASVTAAEKHGCTCEQISAFLEDRDVLRMLGTIQSAGERAANIVWTMLNFARRNDEGQSSCDLNQIFDDITNIITRDYHLNTKHYFKHTKIIKEYQENIDKISCQRIEIEQVLLNLIKNAAYATNQIAEYRQPIITLRTRTDDKFIIAEVEDNGPGMTSEVKRRVFEPFFTTKSPGIGTGLGLSVSYFIITQNHGGLFEIDTEIGKGSKFTIKIPRA
- a CDS encoding integrase arm-type DNA-binding domain-containing protein, which codes for MALTVKQIQAAKPKEKLYRITDSNGLCLEIRPTGSKLWRFRYRFNGKGKMIGLGSYPATSLKDARDKRDEQRKILERDIDPSEYRKDQQAAVSGENEFESIAREWHTKFKNTWTAGHAQTVISRLELNCFPWIGKVVVSEIEPPDILKVLRRIESRGALETAHRVRSILGQVLRYAVATGRATRDATSDLKGALPPVKHKHMATITDPKQIGPLLNSIDEYEGRHITKCALQLAPLVFVRPGELRHGLWSEIDLEAAEWRIPAGKMKARRPHIVPLSRQALEILYELKPLTGDGEFLFPSVRSKLTPMSENTVNGALRRLGYTKEELTGHGFRSMASTNLNENGWKPDVIERQLAHVEGNSVRAAYNHADYLPERRKMMQWWADYLDALKNEDEIPSI
- a CDS encoding response regulator gives rise to the protein MLNPQVLIVDDSKTIRSVISSELKKHSIDVTEAVNGIQGLDFTRTNHYDLVITDITMPGMDGYQLCTEIKKNPDTQSTPVIILSSNDRHEQIEKGFEVGAAAYVTKTKARKDLLPYVKEILNRAKLLRDKLVLVVDDSKYILNVVASGLTSAGFKVITATNGREAFDIASEVAPHLILSDINMPIMDGIQLCEKIQSHPGLSHIPFVIMSSGADRRTMRELLHKGASAFLVKPFNIDQLVITAEKLLSDHFQIILQQRELFKKERTLLMGSITSLIQALEARDSYTKGHSDTVSRLSVKIAERLGFNELDCERIAFAARLHDLGKIGIRDDILLKNGPLEDHEFAKIKEHPVLGADILNPIPSMEDIIPAVLHHHERMNGKGYPHGLIGKEIPLWARIISTADVYDALTTDRPYKKAFTHNHTMEFIKKISPDELCPECVKAFQAVMLEDRVPLN
- a CDS encoding transporter substrate-binding domain-containing protein — translated: MLRFIFSAVILLVLAPSLVQAEKLLFVTLNSPPQSYIEDGKPTGFLIELVELAAKRAGYETEVRILPWKRALIMVKHGNADAVFNAGYNEERNKYMRYPETVLITEKVVAVRRSGSRVYFSSKFEGADKFVGGTGRGFYYGRAVDTAIKQGKFKRIEDVPNIDLNIKKLLLGRIDFFFADYYPAISYLNEHNLLGKLEAVINPLNGLPLVYSQSDTYLAFSRKKSPVPFIKVNTELKKMKQDGTYLKIISKYIPVHEGF